In the Commensalibacter melissae genome, TACACGTCCCAAAATCTGCCAAGGTTTCTCTGCAGCATTTACCAATTGTCGATGATTGTTTTTTTGGCTAATGCCTGGCAAATCTTTTGCGGGAACGGAATAGGATAAGGTTGAAATCGATATAAATATCGTACATGCAAATATCCTGATAAAAATATTCAATTTTCCATCCCTTATCGCTATTTCTTTTTTCCTTAATAAAGAATAATTATATTATTCTATCCTACTGTTTTTTATAGATTGTTATAAAATCAGTATAATATTATTTTTTTCCGACTAAAGGCTTTTTGATTAATGTCATCTTCTAAAACCGAACCTGAAACAAATTATCAAACCCTTTTACAAACGCATCCAGACTTTATTATTGATGAAAAGAAGGGGCTCTGTTTTGGTAAAGTTCCACTTCAATCTCTTACTGATCATTATGGTAGTCCTGTATGGGTAATCAATGCAGATATATTAACATCACGTTTTCAAAAACTTTCTAAAGCATTTCTGCAAAACAAAATGGACATTTCTATTCATTATGCTGTGAAAGCAAATGATCATCTGGCCATACTTGATCTTTTGGCAAAAGAAGGAGCGGGAGTTGACATTGTCAGTCTGGGTGAATTAAAGAGAGCACTAAAAGTCAATATCAACCCACGAAAAATTTGTTTTTCAGGAGTGGGAAAAAGAGAGGAAGAATTAAAAGCCGCCATTCAATTAGAAATAGGCCAAATCAATGTTGAGAGCCGTGAAGAGCTTCATCTTATTTCTAAAATAGCAATGGATACAGGAAAAAAAGCCGCAATTTGTTTAAGAATCAATCCTGATGTCGATGCCAGAACGCATCATAAAATTACTACAGGTTTGGCGGAAAACAAATTTGGTATCGCTTATGAGCAAGCTCTTCAGGTTTACAAAGAAGCAAGCCAACTGGATAATATTCTCCCATTGGGATTTGATGTCCATATTGGTAGTCAGATTTCATCTGTAGAACCCTATAAAAAAGCTTTTTTAAAAATGGCGAAACTTGTTAAACAAGCACGTAAAGAAGGATTAGAGGTCTCTGTTCTAGACTGTGGAGGTGGTTTTGGCATTTCTTACTATGACGAAAAAGAGTCCGACCCATATGCTCTCGCTAATTTAATGCAAGGAATTTTCTCTTCCCTTAATATCCGTATTTGCATTGAACCTGGCCGCTGGCTGGTTGGTCCGGCAGGCATCCTGATCAGCAAAGTCGTCAGAAGAAAAAACAATGGGCCTGAGGCGCCCCCTTTCATTATTCTTGATGCTGCCATGAACGACCTTTTGCGCCCAGCGATGTACG is a window encoding:
- the lysA gene encoding diaminopimelate decarboxylase — protein: MSSSKTEPETNYQTLLQTHPDFIIDEKKGLCFGKVPLQSLTDHYGSPVWVINADILTSRFQKLSKAFLQNKMDISIHYAVKANDHLAILDLLAKEGAGVDIVSLGELKRALKVNINPRKICFSGVGKREEELKAAIQLEIGQINVESREELHLISKIAMDTGKKAAICLRINPDVDARTHHKITTGLAENKFGIAYEQALQVYKEASQLDNILPLGFDVHIGSQISSVEPYKKAFLKMAKLVKQARKEGLEVSVLDCGGGFGISYYDEKESDPYALANLMQGIFSSLNIRICIEPGRWLVGPAGILISKVVRRKNNGPEAPPFIILDAAMNDLLRPAMYDAWHGILPIQAEIYKRPLEKQNIDGPICESSDIFARQRLLPQLRENDEIAILDAGAYGHVMSSSYNARPQALQLMIKDKRLFVIKPRQTFESLWNNETIPNG